From a single Nocardioides panacis genomic region:
- a CDS encoding MerR family transcriptional regulator → MAARNTTDQTAAHEAAEVADEQGLLFDDDVSTLPSDTGYRGPTACNAAGITYRQLDYWARTGLVEPTVRGATGSGTQRLYSFRDILLLKVIKRLLDAGISLQQIRTAVQHLRKRGTDDLTRVTLMSDGASVYECTSNDEVIDLLQGGQGVFGIAIGGVWREIEGSLAALPSERATDDSAGHTGDELSARRRARAAG, encoded by the coding sequence GTGGCGGCGCGCAACACGACCGACCAGACGGCGGCGCACGAGGCGGCCGAGGTGGCCGACGAGCAGGGTCTGCTCTTCGACGACGATGTGTCGACGCTCCCCAGTGACACCGGCTACCGCGGGCCCACCGCCTGCAACGCCGCCGGCATCACCTACCGCCAGCTGGACTACTGGGCCCGCACCGGGCTCGTGGAGCCCACCGTGCGCGGGGCCACCGGCTCCGGCACCCAGCGGCTCTACTCCTTCCGCGACATCCTGCTGCTCAAGGTGATCAAGCGGCTCCTGGACGCCGGCATCTCGCTGCAGCAGATCCGCACCGCGGTGCAGCACCTGCGCAAGCGGGGCACCGACGACCTGACCCGGGTCACGCTGATGAGCGACGGGGCCAGCGTCTACGAGTGCACGAGCAACGACGAGGTCATCGACCTGCTCCAGGGCGGTCAGGGTGTCTTCGGCATCGCCATCGGCGGCGTCTGGCGCGAGATCGAGGGGTCGCTCGCCGCGCTGCCCAGCGAGCGGGCCACCGACGACTCCGCCGGGCACACCGGTGACGAGCTCTCCGCCCGTCGTCGGGCCCGCGCCGCCGGCTGA